The nucleotide window GAGGCGAAACACGATGCATATTCTCATTATCGGGGCGGGAGGAATGATCGGCCGGAAGCTCGCCGCCACACTGGGGCGCAGCGGGTCACTCGGCGGCGATACAATCACGCGCATGACGCTTGTGGATGTAACGCCTCCGCCTGTGCCCGCCGACGTCTCCGTGCCGGCGGAAGCGCTGGCTGCCGATATTTCCGAAAGCGGCGCAGCGGAAGCCCTGGCGGCTCGCCGGGCCGACGTGATCTTCCATCTCGCCGCGATCGTTTCCGGTGAAGCCGAGCGCAATTTCGACCTCGGCTACAAGGTCAATCTCGACGGCACGCGATTGCTGTTGGAAGCGATCCGCCGGGAAGGAAGCCGCCAAGCCTATGTTCCCCGGTTCGTATTCTCCTCGTCGATCGCGGTCTATGGCTCGCCGTTTCCCGATCCGATTCCCGATGATTATGTGCTCGCACCTCTCACCAGCTACGGAGTCCAGAAGGCGATTTCCGAGCTTCTGCTTGCCGACTATTCGCGGCGCGGCTTTATCGACGGCGTCGGAATTCGGTTGCCGACCATCGTGATCCGGCCGGGTGCGCCGAATGCCGCCGCATCGGGATTCTTTTCCGGAATCCTGCGTGAACCGCTTGCAGGCCAGCGGGCCGTTCTTCCGGTCGAGGAAACGGTCAAGCACTGGTTGGCAAGCCCGCGTTCCGCCATCAAGTTCCTGATCCATGCTGCGACGCTCGACACGGCGGCGCTGGGTGTCCGGCGCACGCTCACCATGCCGGGCGTCGCCGCTACCGTTGCCGACCAGATTGCCGCCTTGCGGCGTGCTGCCGGTTCCGAGGCGGCGGAGTTGATCGATCGTCGCCGCGACGAGGTCATTGAGGGGATCGTCGCCGGATGGCCGAAGTCCTTTACGCCCGAACGCGCGACGCAACTGGGTTTCGTCGCCGAAACCACGGTGGACGAGTTGATCGAGGTCTACCTCGCCGAAGACGCTCCGGGTGCGTCCGGATGAGGTTGAGCTGGGCTGAAACCGCCCCATAGGAGGAGAGTACCGCCCGGGCACACCCGCATATGCGGGATTGCGGCGGCAGAAGGACTTGAGAAGATAGGGCCGCCGGCAAGATATACGAAAATACGAATACATAGCATGTAGCGCTCGATTTCTGGGAGGAGTGGGTATGGCAGGCGTTCAATTCGCGGATGTGCGGAAATCATTCGGAGCATTTCCGGTGATCAAAGGCGTGGATATCGACATTGCCGACGGGGAGTTCGTGATCCTGGTCGGCCCGTCGGGTTGTGGAAAATCCACTCTTCTGCGGATGCTGGCGGGACTTGAGAATATTTCCGGCGGCGAGATCAAGATCGGCGGGCGCGTGGTCAACACGCTGCCGCCCAAGGACCGCGACATCGCCATGGTGTTCCAGAACTATGCGCTCTATCCGCATATGACGGTACAGGAGAACATGGGTTTCTCGCTGATGCTGAACAAGGCGCCGAAGGCGGAAGCCGAGAAGCGGGTGAAATATGCCGCCGGCATCCTCGGTCTCGACAAATTGCTCGACCGCTATCCGCGCCAGCTTTCCGGCGGCCAGCGCCAGCGTGTCGCCATGGGGCGGGCGATCGTCCGCGATCCGGAAGTCTTCCTGTTCGACGAACCGCTATCCAACCTCGATGCGAAGCTGCGCGTCGCCATGCGCGCCGAAATCAAGGAACTGCACCAGCGGCTGAAAACGACGACGGTCTACGTCACCCATGACCAGATCGAGGCCATGACCATGGCCGACAAGATCGTGGTCATGCATGACGGCGTTGTCGAGCAGATCGGCACGCCGCTCGAGCTTTACGATAAGCCGGCCAATCTCTTCGTTGGCGGGTTCATCGGCTCGCCGGCGATGAACATGATCAAGGGCAGGCTCGACCCCGAAAACCCGACAAGTTTCAAGGCGCCGGACGGCACGGCGCTGCCGGTTGCCAATCCGCCTGCCGACGCCCTGGGGCGCGACCTCGTCTACGGGCTTCGCCCGGAATACATCCTGCTCGATGCCAATGGCCTGCCCGGTGAAATCGTGGTGATCGAGCCGACCGGCTACGAGACGCATCTTATTCTCAGGCTCGGCGGCAGCGATCTCAGCTGCGTCTTCCGCGAACGCGTCAGCGCGCGGCCGGGCGAGACCCTGCGCGTTGCGATCGACGCCGCGCATGTTCATCTCTTCGATGCCGAGAGCGGCCGGAGATTGACCGACTGACGCCGTCCGGCGGCTGCGCGGGGCGGAGGAGCCCCCGTCGCCCGCAGGCCGGCAGCACCCCGTTTCGGGGATGCAAGGACCGTCGTTCACCAAGCGGGAGGTGAATGGCGGGGAGTTCGCGCCCGCTTTTTTGAAGAGGAGGAATATCATGAGGTTTAAGAGACGTGACTTTCTTGCCGCCTCGGCTGCCGTTGCCGGCGCCGCTGGCCTCGGCATTCGGCCATCCCTCGCGCAGGCTGAACCGACCTACACGCCGGAAAGCGGCGCCAGCCTGCGGCTGCTGCGCTGGACACCTTTCGTCAAGGGCGACGAGGAGGCATGGCTTGCCAACACAAAGAAGTTCACCGAAGCGACCGGCGTCGAGGTGCGCATCGACAAGGAAAGCTGGGAAGATATCCGCCCGAAGGCTGCCGTCGCGGCCAATGTCGGCTCCGGCCCGGACCTCATCATGTGCTGGTTCGATGACGCTCACCAGTATCCCGACAAGCTGGTCGACCTGACCGAACTCGCCAACTATCTCGGCAACAAATATGGCGGCTGGTATGACGGTGTGAAGGGCTATGCCGCGCGCGGCGACACCTTCATCGCCATGCCGCTGGCGGCAATCGGCAATGCGGTGGTCTATCGCGACACTCACGTGAAAGCAGCCGGCTTCAGCGAGTTCCCCAAAGACACGGCAGGCTTCCTCGAGCTTTGCAAGGCGATGAAAGCCAAGGGCACGCCGGCCGGCTTCCCGCACGGCAAGGCCGTCGGCGACGGCAACAACTACGCCCATTGGCTGCTTTGGAGCCATGGCGGCAAGATGGTCGACGAAGGCGGCAAGGTGACGATCAACAGCCCGGAAACGCTGGCGTCGATCAACTACGCCAAGGAGCTCTATGCGACCTTCATTCCAGGCACGGAAAGCTGGCAGGACGTCAACAACAACCGCGCCTTCCTCGCGGGCCAGGTGTCGCTGATCGCCAACGGCGTCTCGGTCTATTACACGGCCAAGAACGACCCGAAGCTCGCCGAGATCGCCAAGGACATCCGCACGACGAATTTCCCCGTCGGCCCGGTTGGCCAGAGCGTCGAGCTTTTCCAGACGAGCTCACTGCTTCTCTTCAAGCATACGAAGTATCCGGAGGCGGCGAAGGCCTACATCAAGTTCATGATGGAAGCCGACCAGATGAATGCCTGGATCCAGGGCTCAAGCGCCTATTGCTGCCAGCCGCTCAAGGCTTTCGCCAAGAACCCGATCTGGACATCCGATCCGATCCACGCGCCTTATGCACGTGCTTCGGAAAAGCTGCGTCCGAACGGCTATGCCGGCCCACTCGGTTATGCCTCGGCAGCGACCATGGCCGATTACGTTCTGGTCGACATGTATGCGGCCGCCGTCACCGGCCAGATGTCGCCCGAGGATGCGATGAAGGAAGCTGAACGGCGGGCAAACCGTTACTATCGCGTCTGAGCCGCGCTTCAAAACAAGCGGCATGCCGGCTTCGGCATGCCGCAAAGTCCTCTGGGAGTTCAGTGCAATCTGGGAGATAAGCAATGTCGATGGTGAATCCGGAGGATAGACGCGGGCCGATCTCCTCGCTCCTGCAGAACAACAATGTGCTGGGCTTCCTGTTCATGCTGCCGGCGGCGGTGTTCCTCGTCTGCTTTCTGACCTATCCGCTGGGGCTTGGTGTCTGGCTCGGCTTCACCGATACGAGGATCGGCCGCGACGGCATCTTCATCGGGCTGGAGAACTACCAGTTCCTGATGGACGACAGCGTCTTCTGGCTGTCGGTCTTCAACACCATTCTCTATACCTCCGTTGCCTCGGTGCTGAAATTCGCGCTCGGCCTCTGGCTGGCGATGCTGCTCAATCAGCACCTGCCGTTCAAGTCCTTCTTCCGAGCCATCGTGCTGCTTCCCTGGGTGGTGCCGACGGTGCTTTCGGCGCTGGCCTTCTGGTGGATCTACGATTCCCAATTTTCGATCATCTCCTGGTCGCTGATGCAGCTCGGGCTGATCAGCGGACCGATCAACTTCCTCGGCGACCCGATCAATGCGCGCATATCCGTCATCGTCGCCAATGTCTGGCGCGGCATTCCCTTCGTGGCGATCTCGCTGCTTGCGGGGCTGCAGACGATTCCGGCGTCGCTGCAGGAGGCCGCCTCGCTCGACGGCGCCACGAGCTGGCAGCGTTTCCGCTACGTGACGCTGCCGATGCTGACGCCGATCATCGCCGTGGTGATGACCTTCTCGGTGCTCTTCACCTTCACGGATTTCCAGCTCATCTACGTGCTGACCAAGGGCGGACCCGTCAATGCGACACATCTGATGGCGACGCTATCGTTCCAGCGCGGCATTCCAGGCGGTCAGCTCGGTGAAGGTGCGGCGATCGCGGTCGCCATGGTGCCCTTCCTGCTCGGCGCCATCATGTTCAGCTTCTTCGGGCTGCAACGGCGCAAATGGCAACAGGGCGGCCAGGATTAAGGCCAGGGTTAGAGCCAAATTGGGGTTAGGGAGAGTGATGATGTCGATAAATTCAAACGCCGCCGATCAGGTCGTAACCGACAATGCCGAAGGCATGAGCTATCTGAACCGCCTGCCGCGGCGGATCGTAATGCTCTACCTGCCGATGGCCGTCTTCGTCGTCGTGCTGCTCTTCCCGTTCTACTGGATGGCGATCACCGCGGTGAAGCCGAACGATCAGCTGACCGACTACAGCAACTACAGCCCCTTCTGGGTGGTGGGAGCGACGCTCGATCACATCAAATACCTGTTCCTTGAGACATCCTATCCGGGCTGGCTGTGGAACACGATGCTGGTCGCGGTCTGCTCCACCTTCCTCTCGTTGGTGGCGTCAGTCTTCGGCGCCTATGCCATCGAGCGCGTCCGCTTCACCGGTTCCCGTTCAGTTGGCCTCGTCATCTTCCTCGCCTATCTCGTGCCGCCGTCGATCCTCTTCATTCCGCTTGCCTTCATCGTCTTCAAGCTCGGGATCTACGACTCGCGGCTGGCGCTGATCTTCACCTACCCGACCTTCCTCATTCCCTTCTGCACCTGGCTGCTGATGGGCTATTTCCGGTCGATCCCATTCGAGCTGGAGGAAAGCGCGCTGGTGGACGGCGCCAACAGATGGCAGATTCTCACCAAGATCATTCTGCCGCTCGCAGTACCCGGGTTGATTTCAGCTGGCATCTTCGCCTTCACGCTGTCCTGGAACGAATTCATCTATGCGCTGACTTTCATCCAGTCCTCGGAAAACAAAACCATCCCGGTCGGCGTGTTGACCGAACTGGTGCGCGGCGACGTCTTCGAATGGGGGGCACTGATGGCGGGCGCATTGTTCGGCTCGCTTCCGGTGGTCATCCTCTACTCGTTCTTCGTGGACTACTACGTCTCATCGATGACCGGGGCGGTGAAGGAGTGACAGTCTACCGCGGACACGCCCTGCTTCTGCAGCAGTTGCGACTGCTTGTTACCGTGTGCAGGAGGAGTGTCCGCAAAATGGGATCAGCTGCCTTCCCATCATGTATCGAAACCTCGTCTTGCCGAGATCGAATAATTGTAAATTGCCGCGTAGCTCGTCGATACGAGCAGCGGAAATGCGATGGTCTTGAGTATTTCCGGTGTACCGGTCGCCGCATGGATTGCCACGAGAATACTGGCTGAGCCGAGACAAGCAATGAGAGGCGGCGCCCAAAATCGCGCAGATCCGACGAAGCGCTTCGAAAGCCAGTCGATCACAGATTTCAGGAAAAGCGTCAGGAAGGCGGATATCGTACCCTGCACAAGGCCGGCGTAGAGCGGCAATGGCATGGCGTGCGCGCGATTGGCGAAAACCGCCCAGCTGCCCATTGCCAAAAAGGCGAAGAGAACATGGACAACGCCGCTGCGGAGAAGCCGGTGCAGTGCTTTCGGCATCACAACAACCACCCGTGGCCTACAAGATGGTGCAACAGGGTCAGAACCTGTTCTTCATCGCGGCGCGCAAAATGTCGTTGATCCGATCCTGCCAGCCAGGGCCATCTTCCTGGAAATAGGCAAGGACATCACTGTCGATCTTGAGCGAAACAAGCTCCTTTGTATTTGGCAACGCCGGCCGCTCAACAGCTTGCTCCGGCTTCTTCTTCGCGGGTTTGAACAACGCTTCGGCAGCATCCATTGGATTGACAGATCTGCGGGGCGGGTTTGCCATCGTTATGACTTTCTATTGCCTGTCGGATCGACATATGAGCGGCATACGGGATCTCGGCTGCTTCGTCGACTATTTAGCTTGTTTTCCAAGGCGATTTAGCCGACCTGCTCGATCGCCAGCGTGCCGGCGGCAGAAACCACTTGTCCTTGCGCCTCCGGTCTTTCGCCTCGGTGACCGCGTAAAGCCGTCGGCTATGATCGGGAATCAGCTTCACAAGGTTTGCATTGCCGGCAGGTTCTGGATGTAAGACCTGCCGGCAATCTGGCCGTCAATCAGCCTTTTTGCGATACAGCAACGTCATGAGCGCGAGGACACATCCCAAGACTCCGACCGATGCGAAGATGTAGAAGTTCCACTGCGGAGCCAGGCCCGCACCCAGAACCGCACCGCCGATGGCCGGTCCTATCATGCCGCCGATACGGCCGATGCCGAGCGAGAAGCCAAGGCCGGTTCCACGGATTTCGACCGGATAGAGGTTTCCAACGAGAACGTTGGCGAGGATCTGCGTGCCGATCGTTCCCGTACCGGCAAGTGCGACGAGACCATAAACCTGGAGGCCCTGATCCACTTGCGTCAGCAACCAGATCGAGCAGGCTCCGAGAAGAAACATGCCTGCCACGACTATTTTGACGTTTCCGCGGTCGGCAATCCTTGCGCCGATCAGGAGGCCGACGGCCGCTCCGAGATTGAGCGTTACGGAGAAAAGGAGGGCAGAACCGAGGTCATAGCCCATCTTGTTCATGATGGTCGGAAGCCAATTGACCATGCCGAATGTGAGCAGAAGCGAACAGAAGTGAATGCCCCATGCGTTCAACGTCGGCAGCAGGCGACCTTCGGAAAACAGCGAGCGGATGCCCACCTGGCGTGACGCAACGGGCCTGGCTACGGGATTGGGCAGCCCGTACTGGTTTGCGATCTGGTTGGCTTCGGTCTGGCGGTTCTTTGTTGCCAGCCATTCGGGAGACTCGGGGATGAGGCGGATGAAGAAAGGCAGAAGCAGGATCGGTGCACCGCCGATAATCATCAGTGGGCGCCATCCGTATTTCTGTATCAGCAGCATTCCGAGGATACCCGAGATGATGCCGCCGGCCAGGTAACCGAGAAGAGCAATCGAATAGGCCATTGCCTTCCGCTTCGGCGGAGAAAACTCGATGATCAAAGCGGTTACCGTCGGAAAAAGAGCTCCAAGCCCCAGGCCGGCGAGAAAGCGTGTTCCCTCGAAAGCGAGAAAGTTCGGCGCAAGACCGCTGCCGATCATCATCACGGAAAAGCTCAGAAGACTGCCGATGATGACCTTGCGACGACCTATCCTGTCAGCAAGTGTTCCGGCAACGAGAGCGCCCAGCAGCATACCGAACAGGGTGATGGAGGCAGCCCGTCCGACCATGCCCGGAGTCAGGCCCCAACTGGCTTCACCGAGCAACGCCGGCGCGACTGCGCCGTAAACGATCAGGTCGTAGCCGTCGAACAGGATCAGCAGACCGCAAAGGGCGATGATGATATTCGGGCTGCGAACGCGTTCGTTGATAATAGCGAGATCTTGTATGGCCAATTTTCCCTCCCCATACATTTGCGTACAGGAAGTACGCTCCTGCCAGCGGCAGGTCCGCGTCGATCCGTGTACAAACCCTCCTGGATCGTTGCCGGCGTGGTTCCTCCCAGCGCCAGACTCACCCGCAAACGGGCTATGTCAAGACAACGATGACACGCTATTAAATACTTGCGAATAAAATATTTGCAACTGCAAACTTTTCAGCTCGCAACTTTTCCCTTTCCGGACATTGCCGGCAGGTTGCTGTGCATGCGGCGCAGCGCCTTCTTCAGTGCTGCGACCTCCTCGTCCGACATGTCCTGAACCGCAGTGCGTTCAAGCTCGACGGCAAGCGGCATGAGCCTTTCCGTCAGCGCCTCACCCTGCGGGGTCAGTCTTACGATGACGATACGGCCATTATCTTCCGGACGCGTTCTCGACACCAGCTTGCGCTTGGCCAGTGTGCCGACGAGGCGCGAAAGCGTCGAAATCTCGACAGAGACGACGTCGGCGAGATCCCCCAGGGTGCTCTCCCGGCGCTCCTTGAGCATGGCCAGAACCCGGTACATCGCCACGCTGAGATTGTCTTCAGCGATTCTCTGCGCGAATACCTCGGCTATCCGCACGCCGGCGCGATTGAGAAGATACGGAACGGAATCGGTAAGTTTGTACATGTCTCTGTCTGCTGGCGGGATTTCGCTTGCTGAGGGCTCTCTCCGACATGCACCTAAATTACCGGAATGACAACACGATTGGCTTTCAGCCGTCGAGAAAGGCTGAGTAAGGCAAGCATTTTCCCGCCCAATTTATAAACTTGCATTGACAATAGTTGCAAATGCAATAATCTAGATGCCAAGGAGACACGGGAGGAAATCATGTCTGCCACTGCTGCCCTCGATATAGCGCCGGCCCCCGCACCCATCAGCGATGCGTTTCGATCGACCATGCGCCGTTTCCCGGCGACGGTGACGGTCATTTCTGCTTGTCGCAACGGTTCGGATCATGGAATGACGGCCACCGCCGTCACATCACTTTCGATGGATCCGCCATCTCTTATCATCTGCCTGAACAATCGCACCTACCTGCATGACATGCTGCTTGAGGTGCCGGAATTCGCAGTCAGCATTCTGACCGACAGGCAGGCAGCCGTATCGGAAGGTTTCAGCGGCAAGATTGCTCCTGAGCGTCGGTTCGACGCTGCCGATTGGGTTCGCCATGAGCGCGGCATGATGGTGCTGAATTCCGCTCATGCCTCGGTTGTCTGCCGCCGCATGGGCGCAGTTCCCTATGGTACGCACACGATCTTCATCGGGCAGGTGGTGGATACACGCCATTCCGACGACACGATCGCGCTGATGTACGAGAATTCGAAATATTGCGCGCCACAGCACGCGCTTCCTGCATCCCAGAACTGAAGGTAGTTCCATGAACAATACAGCCGCCCTGTTTCCCGCCTCGGCGCGGGTCAAGACCGCATGTCTTGCAGATCGCATCGCCCCGGTGCTGGACGAAATCCGTGCCGGCGCGCGCGACACCGAAAAATCCGGCCGTGTGCCGGCGCGCTCTATCGATCTGCTTCGCTCCGCCGGCTATTTCGATATCGTCAAGCCGGCCCGCTTTGGCGGCGACGAAG belongs to Rhizobium indicum and includes:
- the denD gene encoding D-erythronate dehydrogenase, translated to MHILIIGAGGMIGRKLAATLGRSGSLGGDTITRMTLVDVTPPPVPADVSVPAEALAADISESGAAEALAARRADVIFHLAAIVSGEAERNFDLGYKVNLDGTRLLLEAIRREGSRQAYVPRFVFSSSIAVYGSPFPDPIPDDYVLAPLTSYGVQKAISELLLADYSRRGFIDGVGIRLPTIVIRPGAPNAAASGFFSGILREPLAGQRAVLPVEETVKHWLASPRSAIKFLIHAATLDTAALGVRRTLTMPGVAATVADQIAALRRAAGSEAAELIDRRRDEVIEGIVAGWPKSFTPERATQLGFVAETTVDELIEVYLAEDAPGASG
- a CDS encoding ABC transporter ATP-binding protein, giving the protein MAGVQFADVRKSFGAFPVIKGVDIDIADGEFVILVGPSGCGKSTLLRMLAGLENISGGEIKIGGRVVNTLPPKDRDIAMVFQNYALYPHMTVQENMGFSLMLNKAPKAEAEKRVKYAAGILGLDKLLDRYPRQLSGGQRQRVAMGRAIVRDPEVFLFDEPLSNLDAKLRVAMRAEIKELHQRLKTTTVYVTHDQIEAMTMADKIVVMHDGVVEQIGTPLELYDKPANLFVGGFIGSPAMNMIKGRLDPENPTSFKAPDGTALPVANPPADALGRDLVYGLRPEYILLDANGLPGEIVVIEPTGYETHLILRLGGSDLSCVFRERVSARPGETLRVAIDAAHVHLFDAESGRRLTD
- a CDS encoding ABC transporter substrate-binding protein, encoding MRFKRRDFLAASAAVAGAAGLGIRPSLAQAEPTYTPESGASLRLLRWTPFVKGDEEAWLANTKKFTEATGVEVRIDKESWEDIRPKAAVAANVGSGPDLIMCWFDDAHQYPDKLVDLTELANYLGNKYGGWYDGVKGYAARGDTFIAMPLAAIGNAVVYRDTHVKAAGFSEFPKDTAGFLELCKAMKAKGTPAGFPHGKAVGDGNNYAHWLLWSHGGKMVDEGGKVTINSPETLASINYAKELYATFIPGTESWQDVNNNRAFLAGQVSLIANGVSVYYTAKNDPKLAEIAKDIRTTNFPVGPVGQSVELFQTSSLLLFKHTKYPEAAKAYIKFMMEADQMNAWIQGSSAYCCQPLKAFAKNPIWTSDPIHAPYARASEKLRPNGYAGPLGYASAATMADYVLVDMYAAAVTGQMSPEDAMKEAERRANRYYRV
- a CDS encoding carbohydrate ABC transporter permease, with protein sequence MSMVNPEDRRGPISSLLQNNNVLGFLFMLPAAVFLVCFLTYPLGLGVWLGFTDTRIGRDGIFIGLENYQFLMDDSVFWLSVFNTILYTSVASVLKFALGLWLAMLLNQHLPFKSFFRAIVLLPWVVPTVLSALAFWWIYDSQFSIISWSLMQLGLISGPINFLGDPINARISVIVANVWRGIPFVAISLLAGLQTIPASLQEAASLDGATSWQRFRYVTLPMLTPIIAVVMTFSVLFTFTDFQLIYVLTKGGPVNATHLMATLSFQRGIPGGQLGEGAAIAVAMVPFLLGAIMFSFFGLQRRKWQQGGQD
- a CDS encoding carbohydrate ABC transporter permease, producing MSINSNAADQVVTDNAEGMSYLNRLPRRIVMLYLPMAVFVVVLLFPFYWMAITAVKPNDQLTDYSNYSPFWVVGATLDHIKYLFLETSYPGWLWNTMLVAVCSTFLSLVASVFGAYAIERVRFTGSRSVGLVIFLAYLVPPSILFIPLAFIVFKLGIYDSRLALIFTYPTFLIPFCTWLLMGYFRSIPFELEESALVDGANRWQILTKIILPLAVPGLISAGIFAFTLSWNEFIYALTFIQSSENKTIPVGVLTELVRGDVFEWGALMAGALFGSLPVVILYSFFVDYYVSSMTGAVKE
- a CDS encoding BrnA antitoxin family protein, encoding MANPPRRSVNPMDAAEALFKPAKKKPEQAVERPALPNTKELVSLKIDSDVLAYFQEDGPGWQDRINDILRAAMKNRF
- a CDS encoding MFS transporter; translation: MYGEGKLAIQDLAIINERVRSPNIIIALCGLLILFDGYDLIVYGAVAPALLGEASWGLTPGMVGRAASITLFGMLLGALVAGTLADRIGRRKVIIGSLLSFSVMMIGSGLAPNFLAFEGTRFLAGLGLGALFPTVTALIIEFSPPKRKAMAYSIALLGYLAGGIISGILGMLLIQKYGWRPLMIIGGAPILLLPFFIRLIPESPEWLATKNRQTEANQIANQYGLPNPVARPVASRQVGIRSLFSEGRLLPTLNAWGIHFCSLLLTFGMVNWLPTIMNKMGYDLGSALLFSVTLNLGAAVGLLIGARIADRGNVKIVVAGMFLLGACSIWLLTQVDQGLQVYGLVALAGTGTIGTQILANVLVGNLYPVEIRGTGLGFSLGIGRIGGMIGPAIGGAVLGAGLAPQWNFYIFASVGVLGCVLALMTLLYRKKAD
- a CDS encoding MarR family winged helix-turn-helix transcriptional regulator, encoding MYKLTDSVPYLLNRAGVRIAEVFAQRIAEDNLSVAMYRVLAMLKERRESTLGDLADVVSVEISTLSRLVGTLAKRKLVSRTRPEDNGRIVIVRLTPQGEALTERLMPLAVELERTAVQDMSDEEVAALKKALRRMHSNLPAMSGKGKVAS
- a CDS encoding flavin reductase family protein; translation: MSATAALDIAPAPAPISDAFRSTMRRFPATVTVISACRNGSDHGMTATAVTSLSMDPPSLIICLNNRTYLHDMLLEVPEFAVSILTDRQAAVSEGFSGKIAPERRFDAADWVRHERGMMVLNSAHASVVCRRMGAVPYGTHTIFIGQVVDTRHSDDTIALMYENSKYCAPQHALPASQN